One window of the Hemitrygon akajei chromosome 5, sHemAka1.3, whole genome shotgun sequence genome contains the following:
- the LOC140727446 gene encoding endogenous retrovirus group 3 member 1 Env polyprotein-like → MGNNSGIWNCSGHNPYEGIPSVWKAWRKARKGGFVPEGLFWICGNQAYTKLPKGWGGVCFLGLIRPEFFLLPRDEDRELGIKLFDSLRREKREIKVGEWGDEWPPARIIEYYGPATWAQDGSWGYRTPVYMLNRIIRLQAVVEVITNQTALALELLAEQQSQMRTAIYQNRLALDYLLASEGGVCGKFNLTNCCLKINDNGKAVLKISDKIRKLAHVPVQTWRSLGNLSWLDSLLGGSWWRIALLILGGILIMIIILPCLIPCLRALITRVVVQVMQPGNPADPAKMLLQRGRELEEWNPWTNP, encoded by the coding sequence ATGGGAAACAATTCGGGAATCTGGAATTGCAGTGGGCATAACCCGTACGAAGGAATTCCCAGTGTTTGGAAAGCCTGGCGGAAAGCAAGGAAAGGAGGATTTGTCCCAGAAGGTCTGTTCTGGATTTGTGGGAATCAGGCATACACCAAATTGCcgaaaggatggggaggagtttgtttcTTAGGCCTTATAAGGCCAGAGTTCTTCCTCCTACCCCGGGATGAAGATAGGGAATTGGGAATCAAGTTATTTGACTCACTGAGAAGGGAGAagcgggagataaaggtgggagaatggggcgaCGAGTGGCCTCCAGCACGCATCATTGAATATTACGGACCAGCaacttgggcccaggatgggtcatgGGGTTACCGAACCCCGGTATATATGTTAAATCGAATAATACGCCTACAAGCTGTAGTAGAGGTGATCACCAACCAAACCGCATTGGCTCTGGAATtgctggctgagcagcaaagcCAGATGAGAACAGCCATATACCAAAATCGATTAGCATTGGATTACCTCTTGGCCTCCGAGGGAGGGGTCTGTGGAAAGTTCAATCTGACAAACTGTTGCCTAAAGATAAATGATAATGGAAAGGCAGTGttgaaaatatccgacaaaattcggaagttGGCCCATGTGCCAGTACAAACTTGGAGATCCTTAGGGAACCTGAGTTGGCTGGATAGTCTGCTGGGAGGAAGCTGGTGGCGAATAGCCCTGTTAATATTAGGCGGAATACTCATAATGATAATCATATTACCATGCTTAATACCCTGCTTGAGAGCATTAATAACGCGAGTAGTAGTACAGGTAATGCAGCCAGGGAACCCAGCTGACCCGGCTAAAATGCTGTTGCAACGAGGCAGAGAACTGGAAGAGTGGAATCCCTGGACAAATCCTTAG